One stretch of Halapricum desulfuricans DNA includes these proteins:
- the lysS gene encoding lysine--tRNA ligase, translating to MTELDPYEVGRSSDRAFWADAVADAIEARDPDEPIVIKGGVSPSGVPHLGHVNEIMRGYFVAAVLRERGHEVRQVFTSDDRDRLRKLPRRLADLDGNVVGLGEVDAGALGRNLGKPYTDIPDPFGCCDSYGAHFTEILRQDAERLDVPIEFVSNTDLYESGEFDDAIEHVLANQDRAREVLGQYQAKVDEDYVPFQAQCAECGHLTEEITDVDLEAGEIEYVCADVEAGEETIEGCGHEGTASLREGKLPWRFEWPAQWDVLGVDFEPFGKDHAEGSWPSGVDIARNVFEIEPPVPMVYEWFTLDGEALSSSSGNIITVEEVLELLEPEVLRYFFLKDPTTARDFSIEDLDQLVDEFDRFERLYFGEIETDDDRAGELATQEGELAARSYPLLVGDVRPERIRIPYTFAAVLGMTDDPDLREEIARREGHIPEDAPEWAVENALARVERAREWARRTDNEFNYELKRESIPAVEFDAATTSALEDVADVVKAGGDGEEIQAEIYEAAERHGVAVADLFAAGYRLFFDLEEGPKLGPFLAKLDRAFVVDRLRQER from the coding sequence ATGACTGAACTCGACCCCTACGAGGTCGGCCGATCCAGCGATCGCGCCTTCTGGGCCGACGCCGTCGCCGACGCAATCGAGGCGCGCGACCCCGACGAGCCGATCGTCATCAAGGGCGGAGTCTCCCCCTCGGGCGTGCCGCATCTGGGCCACGTCAACGAGATCATGCGCGGGTACTTCGTCGCGGCAGTCCTGCGCGAGCGCGGGCACGAGGTCCGGCAGGTGTTCACCAGCGACGACCGGGACCGGTTGCGCAAGCTCCCGCGACGGCTCGCCGATCTGGACGGAAACGTCGTCGGCCTGGGGGAGGTCGACGCCGGCGCGCTCGGGCGGAACCTCGGCAAGCCCTACACCGACATCCCCGATCCGTTCGGCTGCTGTGACTCGTACGGCGCGCACTTCACGGAGATCCTCCGGCAGGACGCCGAGCGGCTGGACGTCCCGATCGAGTTCGTCTCGAACACGGACCTCTACGAATCGGGCGAGTTCGACGACGCGATCGAACACGTGCTCGCGAACCAGGACCGCGCGCGCGAGGTCCTCGGGCAGTATCAGGCGAAGGTCGACGAGGACTACGTCCCCTTCCAGGCCCAGTGTGCGGAATGTGGCCATCTCACAGAAGAGATCACGGACGTCGACCTTGAGGCCGGCGAGATCGAGTACGTCTGTGCGGACGTCGAGGCCGGCGAGGAGACGATCGAGGGCTGTGGCCACGAGGGGACGGCCTCGCTTCGGGAGGGCAAACTCCCCTGGCGCTTCGAGTGGCCCGCCCAGTGGGACGTCCTCGGCGTCGACTTCGAGCCGTTCGGCAAGGACCACGCCGAAGGGTCCTGGCCGTCGGGCGTCGACATCGCCCGGAACGTCTTCGAGATCGAGCCCCCGGTACCGATGGTCTACGAGTGGTTCACCCTCGACGGGGAGGCGCTCTCCTCGTCGTCGGGCAACATCATTACTGTCGAGGAGGTCCTTGAGTTGCTCGAACCGGAGGTGCTCAGGTATTTCTTCCTCAAGGACCCGACGACTGCGCGGGACTTCTCGATCGAGGACCTCGATCAGCTGGTCGACGAGTTCGACCGCTTCGAACGGCTCTATTTCGGGGAAATCGAGACGGACGACGACCGTGCCGGCGAGCTTGCGACACAGGAGGGTGAGCTCGCAGCGCGCTCGTATCCGCTGCTCGTCGGGGACGTCCGGCCGGAACGGATCCGGATCCCCTACACGTTCGCCGCCGTGCTCGGGATGACGGACGACCCCGACCTCCGCGAGGAGATCGCCCGCCGGGAGGGGCATATCCCCGAGGACGCCCCCGAGTGGGCCGTCGAGAACGCGCTCGCGCGCGTCGAGCGCGCCCGGGAGTGGGCCCGCCGGACGGACAACGAGTTCAACTACGAGCTCAAACGCGAGTCGATCCCGGCCGTCGAGTTCGACGCGGCGACGACGTCTGCCCTCGAGGACGTGGCTGACGTCGTCAAAGCGGGCGGAGACGGCGAGGAGATCCAGGCCGAAATCTACGAGGCCGCCGAGCGCCACGGCGTCGCGGTCGCGGACCTGTTCGCCGCCGGCTACCGGCTGTTTTTCGACCTCGAAGAAGGCCCCAAACTCGGGCCGTTCCTGGCGAAACTCGATCGCGCCTTCGTCGTCGACCGGCTCCGGCAGGAACGCTAG
- the thiL gene encoding thiamine-phosphate kinase translates to MDERTMLGLLADRLPRAGDDAAVIDGLVVTIDMLHESTDFPDGTTRYTAGWRAVGASLSDVAAMGADPTAAVAVYGAPEFDDRVLAFVDGARDVCEAVGTEYVGGDLDHHEEFTVATTAVGRTDDPVLRSGARPGDAICVTGTLGRSGAALELFERGETERANDLFRFEPRIEAGRALASHASAMMDSSDGLARSLHQLAEASDCGMAVETPLPVDDAVDSVAGPDERLELGAFFGEDFELVCTIPEERYPAAKAASPTPLTRIGTVVEDGVTLDGEPMPDRGYTHEG, encoded by the coding sequence ATGGACGAGCGGACGATGCTGGGCCTGCTCGCTGATCGACTCCCCCGGGCGGGCGACGACGCGGCCGTGATCGACGGGCTTGTCGTGACGATCGACATGCTCCACGAGTCGACCGACTTCCCCGACGGGACGACCAGATACACGGCCGGCTGGCGGGCCGTCGGCGCGTCGCTGTCAGACGTGGCCGCGATGGGTGCCGATCCGACGGCCGCGGTCGCGGTCTACGGCGCGCCTGAATTCGACGATCGGGTCCTGGCGTTCGTCGACGGCGCTCGCGACGTCTGTGAGGCGGTCGGAACCGAGTACGTCGGCGGCGACCTCGACCACCACGAGGAGTTCACCGTCGCGACGACCGCAGTCGGCCGGACCGACGACCCCGTCCTGCGGTCCGGTGCCCGGCCCGGCGACGCGATCTGTGTCACGGGGACGCTCGGCCGGAGCGGGGCAGCGCTCGAACTGTTCGAACGCGGCGAGACCGAGCGAGCGAACGACCTCTTCCGGTTCGAGCCGCGGATCGAAGCGGGACGCGCGCTCGCGTCCCACGCCAGCGCGATGATGGACTCCAGCGACGGACTGGCCCGCTCGCTCCACCAGCTCGCCGAGGCCAGCGACTGCGGGATGGCCGTCGAGACGCCGCTGCCGGTCGACGACGCCGTCGACTCGGTCGCCGGTCCGGACGAGCGACTCGAACTCGGCGCGTTCTTCGGCGAGGACTTCGAGCTCGTCTGTACGATCCCCGAGGAGCGCTATCCGGCGGCGAAAGCAGCCTCGCCGACGCCGCTGACCCGGATCGGGACGGTCGTCGAGGACGGCGTCACGCTCGACGGTGAGCCGATGCCGGACCGCGGATACACGCACGAAGGGTGA
- a CDS encoding lysylphosphatidylglycerol synthase transmembrane domain-containing protein → MNGDRTVTVLLFLVALAVLGALVWVAGVEETLTALGRARLPLVAVVVALTVTWLVSWGLSLHVVLGALGAPVSAPKAVLVFTAAMFSNNITPFGQAGGEPVSALLISEAADSEYETGLAAIASVDTLHFVPSIGMALLGAALFGMDAIAASRDLAISIAILVGLFVLVVGAAVLIYHYHHRIEQALAAAVTPIARVLSRVIPGRTPPGMRAVENRIGSFFESIDRIGTDRRALVLAGGFSTVGWFTLGVTLWTAAIAVGAPIPLAAALVAVPIGLIAGATPLPGGSGAIETAIAAILVSLTTVSNGGAVAAVLVYRLATYWLPTVVGGLVATGLGARSVRGR, encoded by the coding sequence ATGAACGGCGACCGGACGGTGACGGTGTTGCTGTTTCTCGTCGCGCTGGCGGTCCTCGGCGCGCTCGTCTGGGTCGCCGGGGTCGAGGAGACGCTGACGGCGCTCGGACGCGCGCGCTTGCCGCTCGTCGCAGTCGTCGTCGCGCTCACGGTCACGTGGCTCGTCTCCTGGGGACTGTCGTTGCACGTCGTACTGGGTGCGCTCGGCGCGCCAGTGTCGGCACCGAAGGCGGTGCTCGTATTCACGGCGGCGATGTTTTCGAACAACATCACGCCGTTCGGACAGGCCGGCGGGGAGCCGGTCAGCGCGCTGCTCATCTCCGAGGCGGCTGACAGCGAGTACGAAACCGGGCTCGCGGCGATCGCCAGCGTCGACACGCTGCATTTCGTGCCGTCGATCGGGATGGCGCTTCTCGGGGCGGCGCTGTTCGGGATGGACGCGATAGCGGCCTCCCGGGACCTGGCGATCTCTATCGCGATTCTGGTCGGGCTGTTCGTCCTCGTCGTCGGTGCCGCCGTCCTGATCTATCACTACCACCATCGGATTGAACAGGCGCTCGCGGCTGCGGTCACGCCGATCGCTCGCGTCCTCTCGCGGGTAATTCCCGGTCGGACGCCGCCAGGTATGCGAGCCGTCGAGAACCGGATCGGGAGCTTCTTCGAGTCGATCGACCGGATCGGTACCGACCGACGGGCACTCGTTCTCGCGGGCGGGTTCTCGACGGTCGGCTGGTTCACGCTCGGCGTGACGCTCTGGACCGCTGCGATCGCGGTCGGGGCTCCGATCCCGCTGGCCGCCGCGCTGGTCGCCGTCCCGATCGGCCTGATCGCCGGGGCGACACCGCTTCCCGGCGGTTCCGGCGCGATCGAGACGGCGATCGCAGCGATCCTCGTGTCGCTGACGACAGTGTCGAACGGCGGTGCCGTCGCCGCCGTCCTCGTCTATCGGCTCGCGACCTACTGGCTCCCGACGGTCGTCGGCGGTCTCGTCGCGACAGGACTCGGGGCCCGCAGCGTCCGAGGCCGCTAG
- a CDS encoding 4Fe-4S ferredoxin N-terminal domain-containing protein: MDLPVKKSRGEHLDGGSEYDQELGKQMGRDARRVADGEMSQAEFYEKYHERVLEEFGEDRRDPGTGGEVDE; the protein is encoded by the coding sequence ATGGACTTGCCAGTAAAGAAATCGCGTGGCGAACATCTGGACGGCGGTTCCGAATACGATCAGGAGCTCGGGAAGCAGATGGGCAGAGACGCCCGGCGAGTCGCTGACGGCGAGATGAGTCAGGCCGAGTTCTACGAGAAGTACCACGAGCGGGTCCTCGAGGAGTTCGGCGAAGACAGACGCGACCCGGGAACGGGGGGCGAGGTCGATGAGTAG
- a CDS encoding site-2 protease family protein codes for MSTVSPADAPSVEDLAPVFEVSEVRREGDRVVYVGRPRAPPSTIESELAPLFYERGFDLRLAARSEARAPRHVLIATRRSIGIDGVPWKNIALALATVLTTLYAGTVWYHIDVTAEPLNLLKAWPFSLAILTILGVHEFGHYVTSRIHRVDASLPYFIPIPPPFGTAGAIIRMRGRIPSRKALLDIGASGPLAGIVATVVVTVIGLSLDPITVSRSVATSDAARIEFAEPLLLRGLAWLTSQPLSYADPTKQLHPLVFAGWLGMLVTFLNLLPVGQLDGGHVLRALAGPRQETVAAAIPAVLFGFAGLLLLFGDATVEVGIWIVWGVFTTVLAFFGPATPIRETSLDRKRQAVGLLTFLVGVLCFMPIPFRIIV; via the coding sequence ATGTCGACGGTGTCGCCGGCCGATGCCCCTTCGGTGGAGGACCTCGCTCCCGTATTCGAAGTGTCCGAGGTTCGCCGTGAGGGCGATCGGGTGGTGTACGTGGGCCGCCCGCGCGCGCCGCCGTCGACCATCGAATCGGAGCTCGCGCCGCTGTTCTACGAGCGGGGGTTCGATCTGCGACTGGCCGCTCGCTCCGAGGCCCGGGCTCCGAGACACGTCCTGATCGCGACCAGACGCTCGATCGGGATCGACGGGGTCCCCTGGAAGAACATCGCGCTCGCGCTCGCGACGGTGCTGACGACGCTGTACGCGGGGACGGTCTGGTATCATATCGACGTGACTGCCGAGCCGCTGAACCTCCTGAAGGCGTGGCCGTTCTCGCTCGCGATCCTCACCATCCTCGGCGTCCACGAGTTCGGCCATTACGTTACCAGCCGGATCCACCGGGTCGACGCCAGTCTGCCGTATTTCATCCCGATCCCGCCGCCGTTCGGGACTGCCGGAGCGATCATCCGGATGCGCGGACGGATTCCCAGCCGGAAGGCACTGCTCGATATCGGCGCGTCCGGACCGCTCGCGGGGATCGTTGCGACTGTCGTCGTCACGGTGATCGGGCTCTCGCTCGATCCGATTACCGTTTCCAGATCGGTCGCGACCAGCGACGCCGCCCGCATCGAGTTCGCCGAGCCGCTGCTGTTGCGCGGGCTCGCGTGGCTGACCAGCCAGCCGCTGTCGTACGCCGACCCGACGAAACAGCTCCATCCGCTGGTGTTCGCCGGCTGGCTCGGGATGCTGGTGACCTTTCTCAATCTCCTGCCGGTCGGACAGCTCGACGGCGGGCACGTCCTGCGAGCGCTGGCCGGGCCGCGCCAGGAGACCGTCGCCGCCGCGATTCCGGCGGTGCTTTTCGGGTTCGCCGGTCTCTTGCTCCTGTTCGGTGACGCTACTGTCGAAGTCGGAATCTGGATCGTCTGGGGCGTGTTCACGACGGTACTGGCGTTTTTCGGCCCGGCGACGCCCATACGAGAGACATCCCTCGACCGCAAGCGTCAGGCCGTCGGGTTGCTCACGTTTCTCGTCGGCGTGCTCTGTTTCATGCCGATCCCGTTCCGGATCATCGTCTAG
- a CDS encoding molybdopterin synthase, protein MHVLGVVGYSDTGKTTLLEELAERLAERGRVATIKHLHEFDIDIEGKDTARHRAAGADRTYGVIDDGEWFATGSDRTLQGTLEDLAPEFDYALVEGFSRVPIPQVVIGDRDHAGEALATAPQADAIDVDEVLEALESTEPFETLGSLVRRVKDDPAAEQAGAIATFTGQVRAKDAPDDDRTEHLTFEKYEGVAEQRLAAIERDLEDRTGVLSVELHHRTGTIEAGEDIVFVVVLAGHRTEAFEAVSDGIDRLKEDVPIFKKEITVEDSFWVHER, encoded by the coding sequence ATGCACGTACTGGGTGTCGTCGGCTACTCCGACACCGGGAAGACGACGCTGCTGGAGGAACTAGCGGAGCGACTGGCCGAGCGCGGGCGCGTGGCGACGATCAAGCACCTCCACGAGTTCGACATCGATATCGAGGGCAAGGACACGGCCCGCCACCGCGCGGCCGGGGCCGACCGGACGTACGGAGTCATCGACGACGGCGAGTGGTTCGCCACGGGGTCAGACCGGACGCTGCAGGGGACGCTCGAGGACCTCGCGCCGGAGTTCGACTACGCGCTCGTCGAGGGGTTCAGCCGGGTCCCGATCCCGCAGGTCGTCATCGGTGACCGCGACCACGCCGGCGAGGCGCTGGCGACAGCACCGCAAGCCGACGCGATCGACGTCGACGAGGTCCTCGAGGCGCTGGAGTCAACAGAGCCGTTCGAGACGCTCGGGTCGCTCGTGCGACGCGTCAAGGACGACCCCGCGGCCGAACAGGCCGGGGCGATCGCGACGTTCACCGGACAAGTCCGGGCGAAAGACGCCCCCGACGACGACCGGACCGAACACCTGACCTTCGAGAAGTACGAGGGCGTCGCCGAGCAGCGACTCGCGGCGATCGAACGCGACCTCGAGGACAGAACGGGCGTGTTGTCGGTCGAACTCCACCACCGGACCGGCACGATCGAAGCGGGCGAGGACATCGTCTTCGTCGTCGTGCTCGCGGGTCACCGGACGGAGGCGTTCGAGGCCGTTTCGGACGGGATCGACCGACTCAAGGAAGACGTCCCGATCTTCAAAAAAGAGATCACGGTCGAGGACTCCTTCTGGGTGCACGAGCGATGA
- the pyrH gene encoding UMP kinase has product MKTVVSIGGSVLVPDLDAGRVEAYADVIGSLAAAGHDLGVVVGGGPTAREYIGAARSLGANEGELDQLGIDTTRLNARLLLAALDEDLASPTVPTDYEEAAESLHRDRVVVMGGVVPAQTTDAVSAALAEYVDADRLVFATSVPGVFDADPNEDPDAERYEEMTASELVKLVARGESLGSAGSNAPIDLLAAKVLDRSGIEAIVLDGTDPQAVERAVLEDDYEGTRIGPNHD; this is encoded by the coding sequence ATGAAAACAGTCGTCTCTATCGGCGGGAGCGTGCTCGTACCGGATCTCGACGCCGGGCGGGTCGAGGCGTACGCTGACGTCATCGGATCGCTTGCGGCGGCGGGCCACGACCTCGGCGTCGTCGTCGGCGGCGGTCCGACCGCCCGGGAGTACATCGGCGCGGCCCGGTCGCTGGGTGCCAACGAGGGCGAACTCGACCAGCTCGGAATCGACACGACGCGGCTGAACGCCCGCCTCCTGCTGGCGGCGCTTGACGAGGATCTGGCCTCGCCGACAGTACCGACCGACTACGAGGAGGCGGCCGAGTCGCTCCACCGGGACCGTGTGGTCGTGATGGGCGGGGTCGTTCCCGCACAGACGACCGACGCCGTCTCGGCGGCGCTGGCTGAATACGTCGACGCCGATCGGCTCGTGTTCGCGACGTCCGTCCCCGGCGTCTTCGACGCCGACCCCAACGAGGATCCCGACGCCGAGCGCTACGAGGAGATGACGGCGAGCGAACTCGTCAAACTGGTCGCCCGCGGCGAGTCGCTCGGCTCGGCCGGGTCGAACGCCCCGATCGACCTGCTGGCCGCGAAAGTTCTGGATCGATCGGGGATCGAAGCGATCGTCCTCGACGGGACCGACCCGCAGGCCGTCGAACGGGCCGTGCTCGAAGACGACTACGAGGGCACTCGTATCGGGCCGAACCATGACTGA
- a CDS encoding DUF7123 family protein, with amino-acid sequence MSATTQPSPDSAEPESTASKEDRLRSYLREKVAENGELYFKSKFIADEVGLSSKEIGALMVKLTESASDLEVEKWSYTSATTWRIEPA; translated from the coding sequence ATGAGCGCGACGACACAGCCCTCCCCTGACAGTGCCGAACCGGAGTCGACAGCGTCCAAAGAGGACCGTCTCCGCTCGTATCTCCGCGAGAAGGTCGCCGAGAACGGCGAGCTCTACTTCAAGAGCAAGTTCATCGCCGACGAGGTCGGCCTCTCCTCGAAGGAGATCGGTGCGCTGATGGTCAAGCTCACGGAGTCGGCGAGCGACCTCGAGGTCGAGAAGTGGTCCTACACGAGCGCGACGACCTGGCGGATCGAACCCGCGTGA
- a CDS encoding molybdopterin-containing oxidoreductase family protein, translating into MSSEDPTVSRRTFLAGSAAAAVAATAGCTGRANQSSEPTPSGEREVVHGNCWICRATCGQEITVEDGRAINLTGVDGHPKASAGQDRDGTLCSKGMAQLEKTYSPNRITRPHVRKDGELTAVSWDEAIEYAAERLADFHREHGPERLLRYQGYPIAKHPWHNLLFKNLYGAPLKVGRKTTCHGPFSTSWEWMSGYGREWPDWQNSEYMIAWGRNVMECFRGQYEPKAIMDAKENNDATLVCIDPRYTKTAQKADKWIPIKPRTDGALALSMANVIIEEDRYDEAFVENHTHGFEAYRDAVEDKTPEWAAEITGVDADEIREIARGFADAAPSSVALPWTGLTFQQNGFKNCQNVHALNGLVGNIDREGGTRQWQSASLADPHEKYDLDVPSNHENAPNPAEYDDYPFQKHGIRNVSHNLVPRAVRDGHIKGMVSNWSSPPKSGNTQEWLEAIEAMELVVIVDAFWDSDSKRADVVFPGASQIEQPFLKSGGDSSYSTKTWVTGSKAAIDPIGDCKPDYQIYRLLAEALAEKMGTGWDEYFRWESGEAYWDDQLDAVDMSFDELDNQSFAIVSDLEYEQWKGEDGESDFDTVNGKFNFDLDVVEKYADLAEAMDASTAPEWHPPDDEHYGETTDNDYPLLYNDVFVEQINRGHDQAIGRSVEAYLERYDMEDRGYDGNLLHINPEDAAERGIQSGDTVRIESADDEIELMAHVYEGIRPGRVVSLSGFGETSSHPDGAGANTMILNRERHIEPVTGMTARNHPVEVEKTGGGN; encoded by the coding sequence ATGAGTAGCGAGGACCCGACTGTTTCCCGGCGGACGTTCCTCGCGGGGAGCGCAGCGGCGGCGGTCGCTGCGACGGCGGGCTGTACCGGAAGAGCGAACCAGTCGTCGGAGCCGACTCCGAGCGGCGAGCGCGAGGTCGTTCACGGGAACTGCTGGATCTGCCGAGCGACGTGTGGCCAGGAGATCACCGTCGAGGACGGTCGTGCGATCAATCTCACGGGCGTCGACGGCCATCCGAAAGCCAGTGCCGGCCAGGACAGGGACGGGACGCTCTGCTCGAAGGGGATGGCACAGCTGGAGAAGACGTACAGCCCCAACCGGATCACCCGGCCACACGTCCGCAAAGACGGAGAGCTGACCGCGGTGTCCTGGGACGAGGCGATCGAATACGCCGCCGAGAGGCTCGCGGACTTCCACCGGGAACACGGCCCGGAGCGGCTGCTCCGCTACCAGGGGTATCCGATCGCGAAACACCCCTGGCACAACCTGCTGTTCAAGAACCTCTACGGGGCACCGCTGAAAGTCGGCCGGAAGACGACCTGTCACGGTCCGTTCTCGACGTCCTGGGAGTGGATGTCCGGTTACGGTCGGGAGTGGCCCGACTGGCAGAACTCCGAGTACATGATCGCCTGGGGCCGTAACGTGATGGAGTGTTTCCGCGGCCAGTACGAGCCCAAGGCCATCATGGACGCCAAGGAAAACAACGACGCGACGCTCGTCTGTATCGATCCGCGATATACGAAGACTGCTCAGAAGGCCGATAAGTGGATCCCGATCAAGCCCCGGACTGACGGCGCGCTTGCGCTTTCGATGGCCAACGTCATCATCGAGGAGGACCGCTACGACGAGGCGTTCGTCGAGAACCACACGCACGGCTTCGAGGCCTACCGGGACGCCGTCGAAGACAAGACTCCGGAGTGGGCCGCGGAGATCACCGGCGTCGACGCGGACGAGATCCGCGAGATCGCACGCGGGTTCGCCGATGCAGCGCCGAGTTCCGTGGCGCTGCCGTGGACCGGACTGACTTTCCAGCAGAACGGCTTCAAGAACTGTCAGAACGTGCACGCGCTCAACGGACTCGTCGGGAATATCGATCGAGAGGGCGGCACGCGACAGTGGCAGTCGGCCTCGCTCGCGGATCCGCACGAGAAATACGACCTCGACGTCCCGTCGAACCACGAGAACGCGCCCAACCCGGCCGAGTACGACGACTACCCGTTCCAGAAACACGGGATTCGCAACGTCTCACACAATCTCGTCCCGAGGGCAGTCAGAGACGGCCACATCAAGGGAATGGTCTCGAACTGGTCGTCGCCGCCCAAAAGCGGCAACACCCAGGAGTGGCTCGAGGCGATCGAGGCGATGGAACTGGTCGTCATCGTCGATGCGTTCTGGGACAGTGACAGCAAACGCGCCGACGTCGTCTTCCCGGGCGCCTCCCAGATCGAACAGCCGTTCCTTAAATCCGGCGGCGACAGCTCCTACAGCACGAAGACGTGGGTGACCGGGTCGAAGGCGGCGATCGATCCGATCGGCGACTGCAAGCCGGACTACCAGATCTACAGGCTGCTGGCCGAAGCGCTGGCGGAGAAGATGGGTACGGGCTGGGACGAGTACTTCCGCTGGGAGAGCGGCGAGGCGTACTGGGACGACCAGCTCGACGCCGTCGACATGTCCTTCGACGAGCTCGACAACCAGAGCTTCGCGATCGTCTCGGACCTGGAGTACGAACAGTGGAAGGGCGAGGACGGCGAGAGCGACTTCGATACGGTCAACGGGAAGTTCAATTTCGATCTCGACGTAGTCGAGAAGTACGCCGATCTCGCCGAGGCGATGGACGCGAGCACGGCGCCCGAGTGGCACCCACCGGACGACGAACACTACGGCGAGACGACCGACAACGACTACCCGCTGTTGTACAACGACGTGTTCGTCGAACAGATCAACAGGGGTCACGATCAGGCGATCGGGCGGTCTGTCGAAGCGTACCTGGAACGGTACGATATGGAAGACCGGGGGTACGACGGGAACCTGCTCCACATCAATCCCGAAGACGCCGCGGAGCGCGGCATCCAGAGCGGCGATACGGTGCGGATCGAATCGGCAGACGACGAGATCGAACTGATGGCACACGTCTACGAGGGCATCCGCCCCGGCCGGGTCGTGTCCCTGTCCGGGTTCGGCGAAACGTCGTCCCATCCGGACGGTGCAGGTGCTAACACGATGATACTCAACCGCGAACGACACATCGAACCGGTGACCGGAATGACCGCGCGCAACCACCCTGTCGAGGTCGAGAAGACCGGAGGTGGGAACTGA
- a CDS encoding helix-turn-helix domain-containing protein, whose protein sequence is MPAQKRSEARTTKAVLGIRPSEQCPLTTAGEDVVDAQMLLANDVCHCEFMVDTTGADGSISVEHSSQNHDDSCSCHVFAEFDCVPSIVGVEPDGIVVSVYLPGHDVVWELVTALKEVSDRVVLRKIIEEQDTSAERARTIDLESMTDKQRQALELAVEHGYYDQPSEVSLSEIASDLDISKQALSQRLATAERRVFTQLFPE, encoded by the coding sequence ATGCCTGCCCAGAAACGCTCCGAGGCGCGCACGACCAAAGCGGTTCTCGGGATCCGCCCGAGCGAGCAGTGTCCGCTCACGACGGCCGGCGAGGACGTGGTCGACGCGCAGATGCTGCTCGCCAACGACGTCTGTCACTGCGAATTCATGGTCGACACAACCGGTGCTGACGGCAGCATTTCCGTCGAGCACTCCAGCCAGAACCACGACGACTCCTGTAGCTGTCACGTGTTCGCCGAATTCGACTGTGTGCCCTCGATCGTCGGTGTCGAGCCGGACGGCATCGTCGTCAGCGTCTATCTCCCCGGCCACGACGTCGTCTGGGAACTCGTCACGGCCCTCAAAGAGGTCTCCGATCGGGTCGTCCTCCGGAAGATCATCGAGGAGCAAGACACCAGCGCCGAGCGAGCGCGCACGATCGATCTGGAGTCGATGACAGACAAACAGCGACAGGCGCTCGAACTCGCCGTCGAACACGGCTACTACGACCAGCCCAGCGAGGTCTCGCTGTCGGAAATCGCCTCGGACCTGGACATTTCCAAACAGGCGCTCTCCCAGCGCCTCGCCACCGCCGAGCGACGGGTCTTCACCCAGCTGTTTCCGGAGTGA